The genomic DNA TGTCTTAGTTGTAACAGTATTATTTTTAGGTTACAGCATGGTGAAAGAACAACAAAATATGAAGTCTCAGATGGATTATTCAGACTTTTTGGGTGCTGTTCACTCTCAAGAAGTAAATAGGGTTTCTGTTGAAGGCTCATTTTTATATGGTTATAGCATTAAAGGTGAAAAAAAAGATAATACTAAATTCACTACTAATGCGCCTTATGACACAGCCTTGTTCAAAGTACTACAAGACAATAATGTTAAGACAACCATTATTCCAGAAGAACGACCAAGTGTACTTCAAAATTTATTTATCAGTCTAATCCCTTTATTTTTACTAATTTTCTTATTTTATTTCTTCTTTATGAGAATGCAAGGGGGAGGATCTAAAGGTGGAGGTGCTTTTTCATTTGGAAAAAGTAAAGCAAGATTAATTGATAAAGATGCTAATCAGGTAACATTTAAAGATGTAGCAGGTTGTGATGAAGCCAAGGTAGAAGTTCAGGAAATTGTTGATTATTTGAAGGAACCTTCACGTTATCAAAAGTTAGGAGGTAAAGTACCTCATGGGGTGTTAATGGTAGGTAGCCCTGGTACAGGGAAAACTTTGTTGGCTAAAGCCATTGCCGGTGAAGCCAAGGTTCCATTTTATAGTATTTCAGGTTCAGATTTTGTGGAAATGTTTGTGGGCGTAGGTGCCTCTCGTGTTAGAGATATGTTTGAACAAGCTAAAAAACAAGCACCTTGTATTATTTTTATCGATGAGATTGATGCGGTAGGTCGTCAACGTGGTGCTGGTTTAGGTGGGGGTAACGATGAAAGAGAACAAACCCTTAACCAATTGTTAGTTGAAATGGATGGTATTGAATCCAATGCTACGATTATTGTTATTGCAGCGACCAATAGACCTGATGTCTTAGATCCAGCATTGTTACGACCTGGACGCTTTGATAGACAAGTGGTAGTGCCTATGCCTGATATTCGTGGACGTGAACAAGTCTTAAGTGTTCATGTACAAAAAATTAAAGTAGATGATTCTGTTAATATTTCAGAAATTGCACGTGGGACACCTGGCTTTTCTGGTGCTGATTTAGCTAATTTAGTTAATGAAGCTGCTCTTTTGGCAGGTAGAAATAAAAAGGTTGTTGTTGATCAAAGTGACTTTGAAGAGGCAA from Neisseriaceae bacterium includes the following:
- the hflB gene encoding ATP-dependent zinc metalloprotease FtsH — translated: MNTSIKKILITVLVVTVLFLGYSMVKEQQNMKSQMDYSDFLGAVHSQEVNRVSVEGSFLYGYSIKGEKKDNTKFTTNAPYDTALFKVLQDNNVKTTIIPEERPSVLQNLFISLIPLFLLIFLFYFFFMRMQGGGSKGGGAFSFGKSKARLIDKDANQVTFKDVAGCDEAKVEVQEIVDYLKEPSRYQKLGGKVPHGVLMVGSPGTGKTLLAKAIAGEAKVPFYSISGSDFVEMFVGVGASRVRDMFEQAKKQAPCIIFIDEIDAVGRQRGAGLGGGNDEREQTLNQLLVEMDGIESNATIIVIAATNRPDVLDPALLRPGRFDRQVVVPMPDIRGREQVLSVHVQKIKVDDSVNISEIARGTPGFSGADLANLVNEAALLAGRNKKVVVDQSDFEEAKDKIYMGPERRSMVMHEDEKRTTAYHESGHAVVAESLDGTDPVHKVTIMPRGRALGLTWQLPERDSFSKYKDQLLNEIAILFGGRVAEELFVKRISTGASNDFERATKIAKEMVMRYGMSDLGPVVFSENQDEVFLGRSVTQSQNISESTMKEVDTEVRRILEKQYTLAKEILESNKNIVETMTESLMKWETIDRDQILQIMAGEQPSEPKDYSHNLAENQPDIEKNEENK